A genomic window from Thunnus thynnus chromosome 12, fThuThy2.1, whole genome shotgun sequence includes:
- the si:dkey-154p10.3 gene encoding gastrula zinc finger protein XlCGF57.1 produces MMSLQRYRDISPVTLQVVGGAESSLYCEQAEGVAGHVEGGANLVESFLVEVYRCKLCQFTCGLKTAIGSHLQLRHRPPELTCLGGTEEEAGLRQGASPYRLDLSGESKQSDEDEDFLLYNMLGSMTPPTCDITEGGLQVAHTCEVSTLFEEESSIFPLKGASVDLSCPINPPATQEEMAQSAHLMTLGLCRISAARPPPPPPAARSTQHRPPTDDSTHLPPCGSTDGVQTPKTRHLPCVLCPLTLPSRRLLDVHVRSHRAAGGFSCVCCSLTADSWEQLEPHWRTHCRRRRRRREQQKKKREASRPFSCPLCLKTFRNAASRNAHQQTHADRSERRRRQLIGRAGRKKAKHLDREPKTQTGSLQNVSDSRKRTRKNTEEEEKCGEETTRFCCSLCNRKFSTKLTLRRHLGVHGGDKPFTCPHCPYSSRLKASLLQHLRTHTGEKPYRCAQCPYASIDRSSLLRHCRTHSQEKPYSCDHCDYSSIQKKSLDLHTRRHHTGEAFPCQQCEYSSPDRQLLLRHVRRHHTPPV; encoded by the exons atGATGTCACTGCAGCGGTACCGTGACATCAGCCCGGTGACGCTGCAGGTGGTGGGCGGGGCTGAGAGCAGCCTGTACTGCGAGCAGGCGGAGGGCGTGGCCGGCCATGTGGAGGGCGGGGCTAACCTGGTGGAGTCCTTCCTGGTGGAGGTGTATCGCTGTAAACTCTGTCAGTTCACCTGCGGCCTGAAGACCGCCATCGGCAGCCACCTACAGCTCAGGCACCGCCCCCCCGAGCTCACCTGTCTGGgcgggacagaggaggaggcgggGCTCCGGCAGGGAGCGTCGCCCTATAGGCTGGATCTGAGCGGAGAGTCGAAGCAGAGCGACGAGGACGAAGACTTCTTGCTCTACAACATGCTGGGCAGCATGACCCCGCCcacctgtgacatcacagaggGGGGGCTGCAGGTTGCACACACCTGTGAG GTCAGCACTCTGTTTGAGGAGGAGTCCTCCATCTTCCCTCTGAAGGGGGCCTCTGTGGACCTTTCCTGTCCCATCAACCCCCCCGCCACTCAGGAGGAGATGGCTCAGTCCGCCCACCTCATGACTCTGGGACTGTGTCGCATCTCCGCTGCCCGGccgcctccccctcctcctgctgcccGGTCTACGCAGCACCGCCCTCCGACAGATGACTCCACCCACCTGCCTCCATGTGGCTCGACAGACGGCGTGCAGACGCCCAAAACACGCCACCTGCCGTGTGTTCTATGTCCTCTGACGCTGCCGTCCAGGCGGCTGTTGGACGTCCACGTCAGGTCTCACCGGGCGGCGGGCGGGTTCAGCTGCGTCTGCTGCAGCCTGACGGCTGACAGCTGGGAGCAGCTGGAGCCTCACTGGAGGACTcactgcaggaggaggaggaggaggagggagcagcagaagaagaagagggaggcgTCACGACCGTTCAGCTGTCCGCTCTGTCTGAAGACGTTCAGGAACGCTGCGTCACGCAACGCTCACCAACAAACACACGCAGACCGCTCAG AACGACGGAGGCGCCAGCTGATTGGACGAGCAGGCAGGAAGAAGGCGAAGCACCTGGACAGAGAGCCAAA AACTCAGACAGGTTCTCTGCAGAACGTCTCGGACAGCAGGAAGAGAAccaggaaaaacacagaagaagaagaaaagtgtgGCGAGGAGACGACGCGTTTCTGCTGCTCGCTGTGTAACAG GAAGTTCTCTACCAAGCTGACTCTGAGGCGTCACCTGGGTGTACATGGAGGAGACAAACCGTTCACCTGTCCTCACTGTCcctacagcagcagactgaaggCCTCACTGCTGCAACACCTGAGGActcacacag gtgagaAGCCCTACAGGTGTGCTCAGTGTCCGTACGCCTCCATCGATCGCAGCTCTCTGCTGAGACACTGCAGGACTCACAGTCAGGAGAAGCCGTACAGCTGTGATCACTGTGACTACAGCAG cATCCAGAAGAAGAGTTTGGACCTCCACACTCGCCGTCATCACACCGGTGAGGCGTTTCCATGCCAACAGTGCGAGTACTCGAGTCCGGACCGCCAGCTGCTGCTGCGACACGTCCGCAGACACCACACACCCCCGGTGTGA